In one window of Phormidium ambiguum IAM M-71 DNA:
- a CDS encoding glycosyltransferase family 2 protein, with translation MSPYISIIVNCFNQGHYLERSVKSVLDQTFKDIECLIIDDGSTDNTREVSEHLMSLDPRVKYFYKQNGGLPAARNFGAEKAEGEWIQCLDADDWIHPDKTEFQLKYLTEYEQKNIVFYCDYERVFIDKDDNIVERQENIIGQLSSQEFLQRLMLPDFLASSPHPALQQCMLMKKEILHNHKFPEHLKALGDRYFALDIIANGVKFIYTPMVGAFYTKHKTNRTNSWKYMKDYYILFYETVKKHHEELLELGGIPMEYLVNETIRDREEAYFNRLLPLIKKPIYLLDKKIKITNPKLLKLAYKIREVIPSFLLYEKYRGPRSKKIISILSNLGIGRKQTNQI, from the coding sequence ATGTCTCCATATATATCGATTATTGTTAATTGTTTTAATCAAGGTCATTATCTAGAACGTTCAGTAAAAAGCGTTTTAGACCAAACATTTAAAGATATCGAATGTTTGATTATTGATGATGGATCTACTGATAATACGCGGGAAGTATCGGAACATTTAATGAGTTTAGATCCAAGGGTAAAATACTTTTATAAACAAAATGGAGGGCTTCCGGCTGCGCGAAATTTTGGTGCAGAAAAAGCAGAGGGTGAATGGATTCAATGTTTAGATGCTGATGATTGGATTCATCCAGATAAAACTGAATTTCAATTAAAATATTTAACTGAATATGAACAAAAAAATATAGTTTTTTACTGTGATTATGAAAGAGTATTTATAGATAAAGATGATAATATTGTGGAACGGCAAGAAAATATTATAGGTCAGTTAAGTAGTCAAGAATTCTTGCAACGTTTAATGCTGCCAGACTTTCTCGCATCTTCCCCTCATCCAGCATTACAGCAATGTATGTTGATGAAAAAAGAAATATTGCATAATCATAAGTTTCCTGAACATCTCAAAGCATTAGGCGATCGATATTTTGCTTTAGACATTATCGCTAACGGAGTAAAATTTATTTATACACCAATGGTAGGAGCATTTTACACAAAACATAAAACTAATAGAACAAACAGTTGGAAATACATGAAAGATTATTATATTTTGTTTTATGAAACTGTCAAAAAACATCATGAAGAATTGTTGGAATTAGGTGGTATTCCTATGGAATATTTAGTTAACGAAACAATTAGGGATCGAGAAGAAGCTTATTTTAATCGATTACTACCTTTAATTAAAAAACCAATTTATCTATTAGATAAAAAAATTAAAATCACCAATCCAAAATTATTAAAATTAGCATACAAAATAAGAGAAGTAATACCTAGTTTTCTTCTCTATGAAAAGTATCGAGGGCCTCGTTCAAAAAAAATAATATCTATTTTGTCAAATTTAGGTATTGGGAGAAAACAAACAAACCAGATTTAA
- the galE gene encoding UDP-glucose 4-epimerase GalE, which produces MSQTKPTILVTGGAGYIGSHAVQALQKSGYDVVILDNLVYGHRDIVENALKVELIVGDTGDRALLDNLFSSREIAAVMHFAAYAYVGESVTDPAKYYRNNVLGTLTLLEAMVAANVKKFVFSSTCATYGVPKTVPIPEDHPQDPINPYGASKLMVERILSDFDIAYNFKSVSFRYFNAAGADPSGLLGEDHNPETHLLPLVLMAALGKRESVSIFGTDYPTPDGTCIRDYIHVCDLADAHVLGLEYLLNGGNSNIFNLGNGSGFSVKEAIDAAREITGKEIKAIECDRRPGDPPMLVGSSEKARKILGWQPQYADIKSIITHAWNWHQKRHGSIS; this is translated from the coding sequence ATGTCGCAAACTAAACCTACTATTTTAGTTACAGGTGGTGCCGGATACATCGGTTCCCATGCAGTCCAAGCACTCCAAAAATCAGGCTATGATGTAGTGATTTTGGACAATTTAGTTTATGGACATCGAGATATTGTTGAAAATGCTTTAAAGGTAGAGTTAATAGTTGGGGATACTGGCGATCGCGCTTTACTTGATAACTTATTCTCAAGTCGAGAGATCGCCGCAGTTATGCACTTTGCTGCTTACGCTTATGTCGGTGAATCTGTTACCGACCCCGCCAAATATTATCGTAATAATGTATTAGGAACTTTAACACTTTTAGAAGCAATGGTAGCAGCTAACGTGAAGAAATTCGTGTTTTCTTCTACTTGCGCTACTTACGGCGTTCCCAAAACTGTTCCCATTCCTGAAGATCATCCCCAAGACCCCATTAATCCTTACGGTGCAAGTAAGTTAATGGTAGAAAGGATATTATCAGATTTTGATATTGCGTACAATTTTAAATCCGTCTCTTTCCGCTATTTTAATGCTGCTGGGGCCGATCCAAGTGGTTTATTAGGTGAAGATCATAATCCAGAAACTCACTTGTTACCTTTAGTTTTAATGGCTGCTTTAGGTAAGCGGGAATCAGTATCAATTTTTGGTACAGATTATCCCACTCCTGATGGTACTTGTATCCGCGATTATATCCACGTTTGTGATTTAGCAGATGCTCATGTTTTAGGTTTAGAATACCTGTTAAATGGCGGAAATTCTAATATATTTAACTTGGGTAACGGTAGTGGATTTTCAGTGAAAGAAGCGATCGATGCAGCAAGAGAAATCACCGGAAAAGAAATTAAAGCTATCGAGTGCGATCGTCGTCCCGGAGATCCGCCAATGTTAGTTGGAAGCAGCGAAAAAGCCCGCAAAATTTTAGGTTGGCAACCTCAATATGCCGATATCAAATCTATCATAACCCATGCCTGGAATTGGCATCAAAAGCGTCACGGAAGTATTAGTTAA
- the gloB gene encoding hydroxyacylglutathione hydrolase — MQVYQISALSDNYIFLLHNPEQNIAAVVDPAEAAPVLRSLKTLNAELVAIFNTHHHHDHVGGNQQLMAHFPQICVYGGAEDRGRIPGQQVFLKEGSQVVFADRVAEVFFVPGHTRAHIAYYFPPQTLGEAGELFCGDTLFAGGCGRLFEGTPTQMVDSLGKLRNLPDNTRVWCAHEYTLKNLQFALTLDGKNSDLKARYEEVKTARDRHQPTIPSMLGVEKQTNPFLRWDDPNLQSAVNSQDSIQTFARLRGMKDRF, encoded by the coding sequence ATGCAGGTTTACCAAATTTCTGCTCTTTCAGACAATTACATCTTTTTGTTGCATAATCCAGAACAGAATATCGCTGCTGTGGTCGATCCAGCAGAAGCTGCGCCAGTGTTGCGATCGCTAAAAACTTTGAATGCTGAGTTAGTTGCCATTTTTAATACCCACCATCATCACGATCATGTCGGAGGTAATCAACAATTAATGGCACATTTTCCCCAGATTTGTGTTTATGGAGGCGCAGAAGATCGCGGTAGAATTCCCGGACAACAAGTATTTTTAAAAGAAGGTTCTCAGGTTGTTTTTGCCGATCGTGTAGCAGAAGTATTTTTCGTTCCCGGACATACTCGCGCCCACATTGCTTATTATTTTCCTCCCCAAACTTTGGGTGAAGCAGGAGAGTTGTTTTGTGGCGATACTTTATTCGCTGGTGGTTGTGGCAGACTATTTGAAGGTACACCAACACAAATGGTTGATTCTTTAGGAAAATTACGTAATTTGCCGGACAATACTAGGGTTTGGTGTGCTCATGAATATACCTTGAAAAATTTACAGTTTGCTTTAACTCTAGATGGCAAAAATTCAGATTTAAAAGCTAGATATGAAGAAGTGAAAACAGCACGCGATCGCCATCAGCCAACTATACCCTCAATGTTAGGTGTAGAAAAGCAAACCAATCCTTTTTTACGTTGGGACGATCCGAATTTACAATCAGCAGTTAACAGTCAAGACTCCATACAAACTTTTGCCAGATTGCGGGGAATGAAGGATCGGTTTTGA
- the rplI gene encoding 50S ribosomal protein L9 has product MSKRVQLVLLQDVNKLGRSGDVVDVAPGYARNFLIPKQFATHVTPGILKQVERRREQERQRLAELKEQAAAIKTAIQNVGNFTVRKQVGEGDAIFGTVTNQEVAEVIQQVTGHEIDRRGITLPEIRKTGTYKAEVKLHPEVSAQVDIIVLATAS; this is encoded by the coding sequence ATGAGCAAACGAGTTCAATTAGTTTTATTACAAGATGTCAACAAGCTGGGCAGATCTGGCGACGTTGTAGATGTAGCCCCCGGCTATGCCCGAAATTTTCTCATTCCCAAGCAATTTGCGACTCATGTTACCCCCGGCATTCTCAAACAAGTAGAACGCCGCAGAGAACAGGAACGCCAACGTCTTGCGGAACTTAAGGAACAAGCAGCAGCAATCAAAACTGCGATTCAAAATGTGGGTAACTTTACAGTACGGAAACAGGTCGGAGAAGGAGATGCTATCTTTGGTACTGTGACCAATCAGGAAGTTGCCGAAGTAATTCAACAAGTTACTGGTCATGAAATCGATCGTCGTGGTATCACTTTACCCGAAATTCGCAAGACTGGTACTTACAAAGCAGAAGTTAAGTTACACCCAGAAGTATCTGCTCAAGTAGACATTATAGTTTTAGCAACTGCAAGCTAA
- the dnaB gene encoding replicative DNA helicase: MVDSINFSSVGDRLPPQNIEAEESILGGILIDPEAINRVADILTPEVFSLETHKIIYRTTSILHSQGKPTDLLTVMALLADQKLLDKIGGQSKLVQLVDRTVSAINIDQYAKLIVDKYIRRKLIHVGHEITQLGYDTAKELPIVLDEAEEKVFGITQERPQQGLISISETLIHTFQELEIRNQELTSPGLTCDFYDLDAMTGGFQRSDLIIVAGRPSMGKTSFSVSVAQNIAGKHRLPIAIFSLEMSKEQLVQRMLSCESEIESNRLRSGRISQNEWDTLSSALGVLTELPIYIDDSANITVTEMKSQARRLQAEIGGELGLILIDYLQLMEGGGDNRVQELSKITRSLKGLARELNVPVIALSQLSRGVEARTNKRPMMADLRESGSIEQDADLVIMLYRDEYYNPDSPDRGVAEIIITKHRNGPTGTVKLLFDPQFTRFRNMAASYRG; encoded by the coding sequence ATGGTTGATTCTATTAATTTTTCGAGTGTTGGCGATCGCTTACCTCCACAAAATATCGAAGCCGAAGAATCGATTTTAGGAGGGATTCTGATCGATCCTGAAGCGATTAATCGTGTCGCTGACATATTAACTCCTGAAGTTTTTTCTTTAGAAACTCATAAAATTATTTATCGCACTACATCAATTTTGCATAGTCAGGGTAAGCCAACTGATTTATTAACAGTAATGGCTTTGCTTGCCGATCAGAAATTATTGGATAAAATTGGCGGTCAAAGTAAATTGGTGCAATTAGTCGATCGCACCGTCAGCGCCATCAACATCGATCAATATGCCAAACTAATAGTAGACAAATATATCCGCCGCAAATTGATTCATGTCGGTCATGAAATCACTCAACTAGGCTACGATACCGCTAAAGAATTACCCATTGTTCTCGATGAAGCCGAAGAAAAAGTCTTTGGCATTACCCAAGAACGACCCCAACAAGGTTTAATATCAATTTCTGAAACTTTAATTCATACATTTCAAGAATTAGAAATTCGTAATCAAGAGTTAACTTCCCCCGGACTGACTTGCGATTTTTATGATTTAGATGCCATGACAGGCGGTTTTCAGCGTTCCGATTTAATTATCGTCGCTGGCAGACCGTCAATGGGAAAAACATCATTTTCTGTAAGCGTTGCCCAAAATATCGCCGGAAAACATCGATTACCGATTGCTATTTTCAGCTTAGAAATGTCAAAAGAGCAATTGGTGCAAAGAATGTTATCTTGTGAATCAGAAATTGAAAGCAACCGTTTGCGATCGGGCCGAATCAGTCAAAACGAATGGGACACTTTAAGTAGTGCTTTAGGAGTATTAACAGAACTACCAATTTATATCGACGATTCCGCCAACATTACTGTCACCGAAATGAAAAGCCAAGCCCGACGCTTGCAAGCAGAAATTGGCGGAGAATTAGGATTAATATTAATAGATTACCTACAATTAATGGAGGGCGGCGGCGATAATCGCGTCCAAGAATTATCTAAAATTACTCGTAGTTTAAAAGGTTTAGCCAGGGAATTAAATGTTCCAGTAATTGCCTTATCTCAGCTAAGTCGTGGAGTAGAAGCCAGAACAAATAAACGCCCAATGATGGCAGATTTGAGAGAAAGTGGATCGATCGAACAAGACGCAGATTTAGTCATCATGCTTTATCGTGATGAATACTATAACCCAGACTCTCCCGATCGAGGCGTAGCAGAAATCATCATCACCAAACACCGCAACGGCCCAACAGGAACCGTCAAATTACTTTTCGACCCTCAATTTACCCGCTTCCGAAATATGGCTGCATCTTATCGGGGATAG
- a CDS encoding FKBP-type peptidyl-prolyl cis-trans isomerase, whose protein sequence is MKAILISVAVMLVCGLILLVAQLSSPQKPALADELNQPQQQVASSAPQGTLFASNTNMSNPSSADSGNEAAVTTPSGLKYIDLVEGTGATPKAGQTVIVHYTGTLEDGSKFDSSRDRNQPFSFQLGMGKVIKGWDEGLSTMRVGGRRQLIIPPELGYGSRGAGGVIPPYSTLIFDVELLRIGS, encoded by the coding sequence TTGAAAGCAATTCTGATCAGCGTTGCAGTTATGCTGGTCTGTGGATTAATTTTGCTGGTGGCGCAACTTAGCAGTCCCCAAAAGCCAGCTTTAGCTGATGAACTGAATCAGCCTCAACAACAAGTGGCTAGTTCAGCACCTCAAGGTACTTTATTTGCGAGTAATACTAATATGTCTAATCCATCAAGTGCTGATTCTGGCAATGAAGCAGCGGTTACAACTCCTTCTGGTCTAAAATATATCGATTTGGTAGAAGGAACTGGCGCTACTCCGAAAGCAGGTCAGACGGTGATTGTACACTATACTGGCACTTTGGAGGATGGCAGCAAGTTTGATAGTTCGCGCGATCGCAATCAGCCTTTTTCTTTTCAATTAGGTATGGGAAAAGTGATCAAAGGTTGGGATGAAGGACTCAGCACCATGAGAGTTGGCGGTCGTCGTCAATTAATTATTCCCCCAGAATTAGGTTACGGTTCTCGTGGCGCTGGTGGAGTGATTCCTCCTTACTCTACTTTGATTTTTGATGTGGAACTGTTGAGAATCGGTAGTTAA
- a CDS encoding phasin family protein, with amino-acid sequence MDSNNWLKQLLMIGVGTTSLVAEKIREVSDQWVKEGKIHPEQAKAFVDDLMNQLKSDQGNNFEVQMQRQMRNMMQDLGVARQSEVDELRGRIDRLERQVRDLENKLWR; translated from the coding sequence ATGGATAGCAATAATTGGCTGAAGCAACTATTGATGATTGGCGTAGGTACAACCTCTTTGGTGGCAGAAAAAATTCGGGAAGTCAGCGATCAATGGGTTAAGGAAGGTAAAATCCATCCTGAGCAAGCAAAGGCGTTTGTTGATGATTTGATGAATCAGCTGAAGTCAGATCAAGGTAATAACTTTGAGGTGCAGATGCAGCGCCAAATGCGAAACATGATGCAGGATTTGGGAGTGGCGCGTCAGTCGGAAGTGGATGAGTTGCGGGGACGGATCGATCGCCTGGAACGTCAGGTACGCGATTTGGAAAATAAGCTTTGGCGCTAA
- a CDS encoding TIGR03792 family protein, which produces MVIEWLKFQVDSARREEFIQKDGEIWTPLLAKSPGFLGKEIWINPDSPTEVICVIHWASREQWKSFPQKLLDETEQRFAESMGNSYQMVESKEYQVRKFPHF; this is translated from the coding sequence ATGGTGATTGAATGGCTCAAGTTTCAAGTGGATTCAGCACGGCGGGAGGAGTTTATCCAAAAAGATGGGGAAATCTGGACACCACTGCTGGCTAAAAGCCCCGGTTTTTTGGGCAAGGAAATTTGGATTAACCCTGATTCTCCCACAGAAGTCATTTGTGTAATCCACTGGGCGAGTCGAGAACAATGGAAGTCTTTCCCGCAAAAATTATTGGATGAAACAGAACAACGCTTTGCTGAATCAATGGGTAACTCCTATCAAATGGTGGAGTCCAAAGAATATCAAGTCCGCAAATTTCCGCATTTTTAA
- a CDS encoding zinc ribbon domain-containing protein, protein MSNCPRCQQPIKPEAITCPHCYLVLKAHGHPGIPLHRATGEAPLCDTCVYHADDTCNFPHRPMAKECTLYQDISAPKMEVKPQPNQSFQFWFQRNLLWVMLLILLLISFLITLL, encoded by the coding sequence ATGTCTAATTGTCCTCGTTGTCAACAACCAATTAAACCAGAAGCAATTACTTGTCCCCACTGTTATTTAGTTTTAAAAGCTCACGGTCATCCCGGTATTCCTTTACACCGTGCAACTGGCGAAGCTCCATTATGTGATACTTGTGTTTATCATGCCGATGATACTTGTAATTTTCCGCACAGACCAATGGCTAAAGAATGTACACTTTACCAAGATATTTCTGCGCCAAAAATGGAGGTTAAACCGCAACCTAATCAATCATTCCAGTTTTGGTTTCAACGCAATTTACTTTGGGTAATGCTGCTTATTTTATTATTAATTAGTTTTTTGATTACTTTATTGTAG
- the nblS gene encoding two-component system sensor histidine kinase NblS — protein MLVLLKTIREAIAHWWSEFTLQTRLMAAATLIVSLLMSGLTFWAVNTIQEDARLNDTRFGRDLGILLATNVSPLIAENNLTEVARFSERFFDNTSSVRYMLYADTEGKIFFGLPFWQSEVQNSLTIERRIQLPPDYASNSELPMIRQHRTPNGEVTDVFVPLTQGGKYLGVLAIGINPNPTVVASSHLTRDVTIAVFVSIWVMVILGGVINALTITQPIKELVVGVKNIAAGNFKQRIDLPLGGELGELISSFNEMAERLESYEEQNIEELTAEKAKLETLVSTIADGAVLLDTNLQIILVNPTARRIFGWEIADVVGENVLFHLPAEVTSELTRPLYQMAKDEGDKEGTQFRVTLNQPINRTVRILLTTVLDQYRESVKGIAMTVQDITREVELNEAKSHFISNVSHELRTPLFNIKSFIETLQEYGEDLTEEQRTEFLETANNETDRLTRLVNDVLELSRLESSCRIYHFEAVDIAQPIEQTLRTYQLNAKDKGIELIQEIEPDLPPVLGHYDLLLQVFANLVGNALKFTSSGGKVAIRAYLLNIEENLENQNQTPQVRIEVSDTGIGIAQEDQEAIFERFFRVENRVHTLEGTGLGLSIVRNIIEKHHTSVRLVSEIGVGTTFWFNLAVFQHKEVTSENLPLIQESRALHSSTASLF, from the coding sequence ATGCTGGTCCTCCTGAAAACAATTCGAGAAGCTATCGCCCATTGGTGGTCAGAGTTTACACTGCAAACAAGGTTAATGGCTGCTGCTACCTTGATAGTATCTTTGCTAATGAGTGGACTGACCTTTTGGGCAGTTAATACCATTCAAGAGGATGCTCGTCTCAACGATACCCGTTTTGGTCGTGACTTGGGAATCCTCCTGGCAACTAATGTATCTCCCCTAATTGCCGAAAACAATCTTACGGAAGTGGCACGTTTTTCCGAACGTTTCTTCGATAACACTTCCAGCGTTCGCTATATGCTATATGCGGATACAGAGGGCAAAATCTTTTTTGGTCTTCCTTTTTGGCAGTCGGAAGTGCAAAATTCTTTAACTATTGAACGTCGCATCCAACTTCCTCCAGATTACGCCAGCAATTCTGAGTTGCCAATGATTCGTCAGCATCGCACTCCCAATGGGGAAGTTACTGATGTGTTTGTGCCTTTAACTCAGGGGGGCAAGTATTTAGGTGTTTTGGCAATTGGCATTAATCCCAATCCGACTGTAGTAGCATCATCGCATTTAACTAGAGATGTGACGATCGCAGTTTTTGTTTCAATTTGGGTAATGGTAATTCTCGGCGGTGTGATTAATGCTTTAACAATTACTCAACCAATTAAAGAATTAGTAGTAGGGGTAAAAAATATCGCTGCGGGAAACTTTAAACAGCGGATTGATTTGCCATTGGGAGGAGAATTAGGAGAGTTAATTTCCAGCTTCAATGAAATGGCGGAAAGATTAGAAAGTTATGAAGAACAAAATATCGAAGAATTGACCGCAGAAAAGGCAAAATTAGAAACCTTAGTTTCCACAATTGCTGATGGTGCGGTTTTGCTTGATACTAATTTACAAATAATTTTAGTTAATCCCACAGCTAGACGAATTTTTGGTTGGGAAATTGCTGATGTTGTCGGGGAAAATGTTTTATTTCACCTCCCCGCCGAAGTTACCTCGGAACTAACTCGACCACTTTATCAAATGGCAAAAGATGAAGGAGATAAAGAAGGTACCCAATTCCGGGTCACATTAAATCAACCGATAAATCGCACGGTTCGGATTTTATTAACTACTGTTCTCGACCAATATCGGGAAAGCGTTAAGGGAATTGCCATGACAGTGCAAGATATTACTCGTGAAGTGGAACTTAACGAAGCGAAAAGTCATTTCATTAGTAATGTTTCTCATGAATTGAGAACGCCTTTATTTAATATTAAATCCTTCATTGAAACTTTGCAGGAATACGGCGAAGATTTAACTGAAGAACAACGCACGGAATTTTTAGAGACTGCGAATAACGAGACCGATCGCCTAACTCGTTTAGTCAATGATGTTTTAGAATTATCTCGGTTAGAATCCTCCTGTCGCATCTATCACTTTGAAGCTGTAGATATCGCCCAACCAATTGAACAAACTCTCAGAACTTATCAACTCAATGCTAAAGACAAAGGTATTGAATTAATCCAAGAAATTGAACCGGATTTACCCCCGGTTTTAGGACATTACGATTTACTATTACAAGTTTTTGCTAACTTAGTGGGTAACGCCCTAAAATTCACTTCTTCTGGAGGTAAAGTGGCAATTCGTGCCTATCTTTTAAACATAGAAGAAAACCTCGAAAACCAAAATCAAACACCCCAAGTAAGAATTGAAGTTTCTGATACTGGAATTGGCATTGCCCAAGAAGACCAAGAAGCTATTTTTGAACGATTCTTCCGCGTGGAAAATCGAGTTCATACCCTAGAAGGAACAGGTTTAGGACTTTCCATTGTTCGCAATATTATTGAAAAACATCATACTAGCGTTCGTTTGGTCAGTGAAATTGGTGTAGGTACAACTTTCTGGTTTAATTTAGCAGTTTTTCAACATAAAGAAGTAACCAGTGAAAATTTACCGCTAATCCAAGAATCACGGGCATTACACAGTTCTACTGCTAGTTTGTTTTAA
- the purD gene encoding phosphoribosylamine--glycine ligase — protein MKILVVGNGGREHAIAWKLLQSPQVEQVFVAPGNGGTAIMEKCQNVPLAVDDFAGIGNFAQENNISLVVVGPEVPLALGITDTLQFQNIPVFGPSKAGAQIEASKAWAKALMEEAGIPTAKSATFTDAEAAKAYVAEQGAPIVVKADGLAAGKGVIVAQSVEEAQTAITTIFEQEIGKSITQSPVPSPQSPVTVVIEECLIGEEASVLALTDGVTIRPLVPAQDHKRIGEGDTGPNTGGMGAYAPAPLVTPSLMERIEQEVLQRAIATLKKRQIDYRGVLYAGLMISPQGDLKVLEFNCRFGDPETQAVLPLLETPLEELMLACVEQRLGEMPPISWKSGACVCVVMSSAGYPGDYPKGKEITGISQAESTGAVVFHAGTKFGETLVTDGGRVLGVTAIGDNISSAKALAYTAVANIQFAGAYYRRDISNKAIA, from the coding sequence GTGAAAATATTAGTAGTTGGTAACGGCGGAAGAGAACACGCTATAGCTTGGAAACTTTTACAATCTCCTCAAGTTGAACAAGTGTTTGTTGCTCCAGGTAATGGCGGAACAGCAATAATGGAAAAGTGCCAAAATGTGCCTTTAGCTGTAGATGATTTTGCCGGAATTGGAAATTTTGCTCAAGAAAATAACATTTCTTTAGTCGTTGTTGGCCCCGAAGTTCCTCTCGCTTTGGGTATCACTGATACTCTACAATTTCAAAATATTCCGGTTTTTGGCCCTAGCAAAGCAGGTGCTCAAATTGAAGCTTCTAAAGCTTGGGCAAAAGCTTTAATGGAAGAAGCAGGAATTCCAACGGCGAAGTCTGCAACTTTTACTGATGCAGAAGCAGCGAAAGCTTACGTTGCGGAACAAGGCGCACCAATTGTGGTAAAAGCTGATGGATTAGCAGCAGGAAAAGGTGTAATAGTCGCCCAATCTGTAGAAGAAGCACAAACCGCAATTACGACTATATTTGAACAAGAAATTGGCAAAAGTATTACCCAGTCCCCAGTCCCCAGTCCCCAGTCCCCAGTCACCGTAGTCATTGAAGAATGTTTAATTGGTGAGGAAGCTTCCGTTTTAGCTTTGACGGATGGGGTGACAATTCGCCCTTTAGTTCCTGCTCAAGATCATAAACGGATTGGGGAGGGAGATACAGGCCCGAATACTGGGGGAATGGGTGCGTATGCGCCTGCGCCTTTGGTGACACCTTCCCTTATGGAAAGGATAGAACAAGAAGTGCTGCAAAGAGCGATCGCCACTCTAAAAAAACGCCAAATCGACTATCGCGGCGTACTCTACGCCGGACTAATGATTTCCCCCCAAGGCGATTTGAAAGTCTTAGAATTTAACTGTCGTTTCGGCGACCCAGAAACCCAAGCTGTGTTACCTTTGCTAGAAACTCCTTTAGAAGAACTAATGTTAGCCTGTGTGGAACAGCGACTTGGCGAAATGCCCCCTATTAGCTGGAAATCAGGCGCTTGTGTTTGTGTAGTCATGTCTTCTGCTGGATATCCCGGAGATTACCCCAAAGGTAAAGAAATTACCGGAATTTCTCAAGCAGAATCAACTGGTGCAGTAGTATTTCACGCAGGTACTAAGTTCGGAGAAACTTTAGTCACCGACGGCGGTAGAGTTTTAGGAGTTACCGCTATAGGCGACAATATAAGTAGTGCCAAAGCCCTGGCTTACACTGCTGTTGCTAATATCCAATTTGCAGGCGCATATTATCGCCGCGATATCAGTAACAAAGCTATCGCCTAA